A single genomic interval of Amblyomma americanum isolate KBUSLIRL-KWMA chromosome 11, ASM5285725v1, whole genome shotgun sequence harbors:
- the LOC144109906 gene encoding uncharacterized protein LOC144109906 produces MGAKWWLTIVLSAAPCIVACPCSEEVCTQFKYTCRPLPKVCDGRITYGAGFCGCCQQCVRKISIGDPCYPSGLCPGPTECAENLYCDPDQKACLPFPVPSASNESNATEDRRGVVSPQNH; encoded by the exons ATGGGGGCCAAGTGGTGGCTGACCATCGTGCTTTCCGcagctccctgcattgtcgcctGCCCGTGTTCCGAGGAAGTGTGCACGCAGTTCAAGTACACCTGCCGGCCCCTTCCGAAAGTATGCGATGGGCGGATTACCTACGGCGCCGGCTTCTGCGGGTGCTGCCAGCAGTGCGTGAGGAAGATCA GCATTGGAGACCCCTGCTACCCATCGGGGCTGTGCCCGGGACCGACCGAATGCGCGGAGAACCTCTACTGCGACCCGGACCAAAAGGCCTGCCTTCCTTTTCCAGTACCTTCAGCCAGTAACGAAAGCAACGCCACCGAGGACAGAAGAGGAGTCGTCAGCCCCCAAAATCATTAG
- the LOC144109905 gene encoding uncharacterized protein LOC144109905 isoform X2, whose translation MRYAAIAAAIFNSAMLLFGPTAVEPKQCYKGYCEKVVCKPISASECDGLVVPNASDCACCDYCVKQLEEGEICFSFTQFGLALWGQCKDGLKCNKTVSRCEKKPILPFL comes from the exons ATGAGGTACGCCGCCATAGCTGCCGCCATCTTCAACTCCGCCATGTTGCTTTTCGGTCCCACGGCTGTGGAGCCGAAGCAGTGCTACAAGGGCTACTGCGAGAAAGTGGTCTGCAAGCCTATCAGCGCCAGCGAGTGCGACGGCTTGGTGGTGCCCAACGCCAGCGACTGCGCATGCTGCGACTACTGCGTCAAGCAGCTGG AGGAAGGCGAAATCTGCTTCTCATTCACCCAGTTCGGCCTGGCGCTCTGGGGCCAGTGCAAGGATGGCCTAAAGTGCAACAAAACCGTATCTCGTTGCGAAAAAAAGCCCATATTACCGTTCCTGTGA
- the LOC144109905 gene encoding uncharacterized protein LOC144109905 isoform X1 yields the protein MRYAAIAAAIFNSAMLLFGPTAVEPKQCYKGYCEKVVCKPISASECDGLVVPNASDCACCDYCVKQLGETDSAVLDRGKEERAKEEGEICFSFTQFGLALWGQCKDGLKCNKTVSRCEKKPILPFL from the exons ATGAGGTACGCCGCCATAGCTGCCGCCATCTTCAACTCCGCCATGTTGCTTTTCGGTCCCACGGCTGTGGAGCCGAAGCAGTGCTACAAGGGCTACTGCGAGAAAGTGGTCTGCAAGCCTATCAGCGCCAGCGAGTGCGACGGCTTGGTGGTGCCCAACGCCAGCGACTGCGCATGCTGCGACTACTGCGTCAAGCAGCTGGGTGAGACAGACTCGGCAGTGCTCGACAGAGGAAAAGAGGAAAGAGCAAAGG AGGAAGGCGAAATCTGCTTCTCATTCACCCAGTTCGGCCTGGCGCTCTGGGGCCAGTGCAAGGATGGCCTAAAGTGCAACAAAACCGTATCTCGTTGCGAAAAAAAGCCCATATTACCGTTCCTGTGA